The Echinicola rosea genome has a segment encoding these proteins:
- a CDS encoding ABC transporter substrate-binding protein: MRKINIFLLVVMLLGSPVLAQQTGTGYSSAVRLIDSGSPDVAMEQLRPYLDYNNYGKLSLYARYHFARAANKNQQYQLAKATLEQLVTDYNWEKEDEAFYLLGTTNFSLNQAYDGLSAMGKIDNETIREEGYRASYDYCSNSVTVSLLVAHYSAFKENKGYSLALKEKLLKQSVLSSNEKKLLAELNDMNLAGEEGEGPSMDRVKNNTLDVAIVLPFNYQGGTGVRNLDAGNFVFELYQGLDMAIKDAKKKGMDINVRTFDTERKNAVVKKILADPFFNQVDVIVGPIYPEETALVSGFADRHKIPFINPLSNIKETFGDTDYAYLFRPSTEVIVDKLLAYGRKHSTGNRIALAYSGSSRDELMARQLAEEASKRGYQIVSNKKVSSNNIRDFLSDTGLKPGMDARADQIVIFSDDPYIASPTLSLLESLSTSVPIYVMDSWLYFNFANFEMLEGNDLNYIGNNTVDFAKEGTEDFRFRFFEQYSTYPGSNAYIGFDLMNWVAETINSSEGFDFRKNLNQQGAIQSSLGFGLDFKNSQSNQYVPFLKLDNGKIEEIK, encoded by the coding sequence ATGAGAAAGATAAACATATTTTTATTGGTCGTCATGTTGTTGGGCAGCCCCGTGCTGGCACAGCAGACAGGGACAGGCTATAGCTCTGCCGTGCGATTGATTGACAGCGGAAGTCCAGATGTGGCAATGGAACAGTTGCGTCCTTATTTGGATTACAACAATTATGGAAAACTGTCCCTTTATGCCCGCTATCATTTTGCGAGGGCTGCTAACAAAAACCAACAATACCAGTTAGCCAAAGCTACTTTGGAGCAGCTAGTGACCGATTACAATTGGGAGAAGGAAGATGAAGCATTTTACCTATTGGGCACGACCAATTTTTCCCTAAACCAAGCTTATGACGGGCTAAGTGCCATGGGCAAAATCGATAACGAGACGATCAGAGAGGAAGGTTATCGGGCCAGTTATGATTATTGCAGCAATAGCGTGACCGTAAGTTTATTGGTGGCACATTATTCTGCCTTCAAGGAAAATAAAGGATATAGCCTTGCCCTGAAAGAAAAATTACTAAAGCAATCGGTGCTTTCTTCCAATGAGAAAAAACTGTTAGCAGAGCTGAACGATATGAACCTTGCCGGAGAAGAAGGGGAAGGCCCATCAATGGATAGGGTGAAAAATAATACCTTGGATGTCGCCATTGTGCTTCCTTTTAATTACCAAGGAGGTACCGGTGTGAGGAATCTGGATGCAGGGAACTTTGTTTTTGAGCTTTATCAAGGCTTGGACATGGCTATCAAAGATGCCAAGAAAAAAGGCATGGATATCAATGTAAGGACCTTTGACACCGAGCGAAAAAATGCGGTAGTCAAAAAAATCCTGGCTGATCCGTTTTTTAACCAGGTAGATGTCATTGTAGGTCCTATCTATCCGGAGGAGACAGCCTTGGTTTCCGGTTTTGCAGACCGTCATAAGATCCCTTTTATAAACCCACTTTCCAATATAAAGGAGACGTTTGGCGATACTGATTATGCCTATCTTTTCAGGCCTTCCACGGAGGTAATTGTGGACAAGCTATTGGCGTATGGCAGGAAACATAGTACGGGTAATCGGATAGCGCTGGCCTACTCGGGCTCCTCCCGGGATGAATTGATGGCGCGTCAGTTGGCAGAAGAAGCCTCCAAGAGAGGTTATCAAATCGTATCCAATAAAAAGGTAAGTTCTAATAATATCAGAGACTTCCTTTCCGATACAGGCTTAAAGCCAGGGATGGACGCTAGGGCGGACCAAATTGTGATCTTTTCGGATGACCCTTACATTGCCTCGCCTACTTTGTCCCTGTTGGAATCCCTTAGTACCAGTGTGCCGATTTATGTGATGGACAGTTGGTTGTATTTTAATTTTGCCAATTTTGAAATGCTGGAGGGGAATGACCTGAACTATATTGGGAATAACACAGTGGATTTTGCTAAGGAGGGAACAGAGGATTTCAGGTTTCGTTTTTTTGAACAATACAGCACTTACCCTGGCTCCAATGCATACATCGGCTTTGACTTGATGAACTGGGTAGCTGAGACGATCAATTCCAGCGAGGGCTTTGACTTTAGGAAAAATCTCAACCAACAAGGGGCTATACAATCCAGTTTGGGCTTTGGGCTTGATTTTAAGAATAGCCAGTCCAATCAGTATGTGCCTTTTCTGAAGCTTGATAATGGTAAAATTGAAGAAATCAAATAA
- a CDS encoding DUF3667 domain-containing protein → MKGNRKTNSCLNCGQELSKDNNFCPNCGQENKDQSVPFWVFLSDFFANYLNFESVFFRTIPTFLLKPGKLTQEFNAGKRRKYLHPIRLYLILSLFYFFAVGMIIPADIFDKVMVNKFSGDATSELIQKNLSPSLSSAERQELDSLIKTHQIDSLRAQFRLFSGHENDSSTTWMQLKTAAQNPNLADSTFGTFLRKTDYMIFSELDTDLQRNFIANSNLYIINSAQNLPIMMFVLLPFFALVLLGLYIKKETYYVEHLICGLHVHSFAYLIYGSGLLLFNFDIVNTGWIIISCFVLVTSYAYFSLLRLHQQGWLLTLVKFWALGFVYFSALFLAIGIELYISLLLL, encoded by the coding sequence ATGAAGGGAAACCGCAAAACTAATTCCTGCCTTAACTGTGGCCAAGAGCTCAGTAAAGACAATAATTTCTGTCCGAATTGTGGCCAGGAAAACAAAGACCAAAGCGTACCATTCTGGGTCTTTTTAAGTGACTTCTTTGCCAATTACTTGAATTTTGAATCGGTATTTTTCAGGACAATTCCTACATTCTTGCTCAAACCCGGCAAACTCACCCAAGAGTTCAATGCTGGAAAAAGACGAAAATACCTCCACCCTATCCGCCTTTACTTAATTCTTTCCTTGTTTTATTTCTTTGCGGTAGGAATGATCATCCCCGCAGATATCTTTGACAAGGTAATGGTCAATAAGTTCAGCGGTGACGCCACTTCTGAATTGATTCAAAAAAACCTTTCCCCATCACTCTCTTCAGCGGAACGACAAGAACTGGACAGCTTGATTAAAACGCATCAAATTGACAGTTTAAGGGCTCAGTTCAGGCTTTTCTCAGGTCATGAAAATGATTCTTCCACGACATGGATGCAGCTAAAAACAGCTGCCCAAAACCCCAATTTGGCCGACAGTACATTTGGCACCTTCCTTCGAAAAACGGATTACATGATATTCAGTGAATTGGACACTGACCTCCAACGAAACTTTATTGCCAACTCAAATCTTTATATCATTAATTCTGCCCAAAACCTCCCCATTATGATGTTTGTCCTTTTGCCATTTTTTGCACTGGTATTATTGGGATTATATATCAAAAAGGAGACTTACTACGTCGAGCATCTGATTTGTGGACTTCATGTCCATAGTTTTGCCTACCTGATCTACGGGAGCGGATTGCTCCTGTTCAATTTTGACATTGTCAATACCGGATGGATCATCATAAGTTGTTTCGTACTGGTCACCAGTTATGCTTATTTCAGCCTTTTACGACTACATCAACAAGGCTGGCTACTTACACTTGTAAAATTCTGGGCACTTGGCTTTGTTTATTTTTCTGCATTGTTTTTAGCCATAGGCATCGAGCTTTACATCTCACTATTGTTACTGTAA
- the guaA gene encoding glutamine-hydrolyzing GMP synthase, with protein MAEQILILDFGSQYTQLIARRVRELDVYCEIHPYNNIPEITPDIKGVILSGSPCSVRDEGSPDVDLEQFRGKLPLLGVCYGSQLLAQKYGGNVTPSEIREYGRANLNFIDKHNDLFHEVTHGSQVWMSHGDTIKELPSGWEVISSTASVKVAAFKVPGEDTFGIQFHPEVTHSEEGKNVLRNFVVQICGCSQDWTSDVFIDATIDELKEKIGEDKVVMGLSGGVDSSVAATLIHRAIGDNLTCVFVDNGLLRKNEYEEVLDSYKHLGLNVIGVDAKQRFYDALAGKSDPEEKRKAIGNTFIEVFDDEAHKIQGVKWLGQGTIYPDVIESVSVNGPSATIKSHHNVGGLPDFMKLKVVEPLNTLFKDGVREVGRALQIPENIIGRHPFPGPGLAIRILGDITPEKVAILQEVDHIFIQGLKDDKLYDEVWQAGAILLPVQSVGVMGDERTYEQVVALRAVTSVDGMTADWVHLPYEFLGKISNEIINKVKGVNRVVYDISSKPPATIEWE; from the coding sequence ATGGCAGAACAGATACTTATCCTAGACTTTGGATCCCAGTACACGCAGCTTATTGCCAGAAGAGTAAGAGAACTCGATGTGTACTGTGAAATCCACCCCTATAATAACATCCCGGAAATCACGCCCGATATCAAAGGGGTGATCCTGTCGGGCAGCCCCTGCTCGGTGAGGGATGAAGGCTCTCCAGATGTAGATCTTGAACAATTCAGAGGTAAATTACCCCTTTTGGGCGTTTGCTACGGGTCCCAATTGCTCGCCCAAAAATATGGTGGCAATGTGACACCTTCCGAAATCAGGGAATACGGTCGGGCAAACCTGAATTTTATCGACAAGCACAATGATTTGTTCCACGAGGTAACCCATGGTTCGCAAGTGTGGATGTCCCATGGTGATACCATCAAGGAACTTCCAAGTGGCTGGGAAGTGATTTCCAGCACGGCTTCGGTAAAAGTGGCTGCGTTCAAGGTGCCTGGCGAAGATACGTTTGGTATCCAGTTTCACCCGGAAGTAACCCATTCCGAAGAAGGTAAAAACGTGCTCAGAAATTTTGTCGTGCAAATTTGTGGGTGCAGTCAGGATTGGACTTCTGATGTGTTCATCGATGCGACGATCGATGAGCTGAAGGAGAAGATTGGGGAGGATAAAGTGGTTATGGGACTGTCCGGCGGGGTAGATTCGTCTGTGGCAGCAACACTGATCCATAGGGCAATTGGCGATAACCTGACCTGTGTATTTGTGGACAATGGCCTGTTGAGAAAAAATGAATACGAGGAAGTGCTCGATTCCTATAAACACCTTGGCCTAAATGTGATCGGTGTGGATGCCAAACAACGCTTTTATGATGCATTGGCCGGTAAAAGTGATCCTGAAGAGAAGAGAAAAGCGATCGGAAATACGTTTATTGAAGTGTTTGATGACGAGGCACATAAAATCCAAGGAGTAAAGTGGCTCGGTCAGGGTACGATCTACCCTGATGTCATCGAATCCGTTTCTGTAAACGGGCCTTCTGCTACGATCAAGTCTCACCATAATGTGGGGGGATTGCCGGATTTCATGAAGTTGAAAGTAGTAGAGCCGCTCAATACCTTGTTTAAAGACGGGGTGAGAGAAGTAGGGAGGGCTTTGCAGATTCCTGAGAATATTATCGGTCGGCATCCGTTCCCAGGGCCAGGTTTGGCCATAAGGATTTTGGGAGACATTACCCCAGAAAAAGTGGCCATTCTACAAGAGGTGGATCACATCTTTATCCAAGGCCTTAAAGACGATAAGCTCTATGATGAAGTGTGGCAAGCAGGAGCCATATTGCTGCCGGTTCAGTCAGTAGGTGTGATGGGAGATGAGCGGACTTACGAGCAGGTGGTGGCGCTAAGAGCGGTAACTTCCGTAGATGGTATGACTGCAGACTGGGTGCACTTACCCTATGAGTTTTTGGGGAAAATATCCAATGAAATTATCAATAAGGTGAAAGGGGTCAATAGAGTGGTGTATGACATCAGCTCTAAGCCGCCTGCGACCATTGAGTGGGAATAA
- a CDS encoding class II fructose-bisphosphate aldolase yields MKLKHKLQEFTAQKRGLLATNFYNLETLQGVLKAASSMDEPVILQLTQSSIDYMGLRTAVAMGRAALDEYGVEGWIHLDHGGSVELAQACLDAGFDSVMIDGSELPFEENVKITQEVVKRAHKYGANVEAELGYVAKLGQSHEHQGFTTAEEAKTFVEQTGVDALAISIGTAHGFYKEEPKLQFDLLSEIASETDAALVLHGSSGVPEEQLRKAISRGICKVNLATEIKNIFMKTLQQLLLKNEEIDLRKVFPKATKEVTDLVSYKLDIMKNEK; encoded by the coding sequence ATGAAGTTAAAGCATAAATTACAGGAATTTACAGCCCAGAAACGCGGGCTATTGGCCACCAATTTCTATAATCTGGAAACGCTACAGGGAGTCTTGAAGGCCGCATCCAGTATGGATGAGCCAGTGATACTCCAGTTGACCCAAAGCTCTATTGACTACATGGGGCTCCGTACAGCTGTGGCCATGGGCAGGGCAGCACTGGATGAATATGGCGTTGAAGGATGGATCCATTTGGACCATGGAGGAAGTGTGGAGCTGGCACAGGCCTGCTTGGATGCCGGGTTTGATTCGGTGATGATCGATGGCAGTGAATTGCCTTTTGAAGAAAATGTAAAAATCACCCAAGAAGTAGTAAAGAGGGCACATAAATACGGTGCCAACGTGGAGGCAGAGCTCGGATACGTGGCCAAGCTGGGACAGTCTCACGAGCATCAAGGGTTTACCACCGCTGAGGAGGCCAAAACCTTTGTGGAGCAAACTGGGGTCGATGCATTGGCCATTTCCATTGGTACAGCACATGGCTTTTACAAAGAAGAGCCTAAATTGCAGTTTGACCTATTGAGTGAAATCGCTTCGGAGACAGATGCCGCTTTAGTCCTTCATGGCAGTTCTGGGGTGCCTGAAGAGCAGCTACGGAAGGCTATTTCCAGAGGCATCTGCAAAGTAAACTTGGCCACGGAAATCAAAAACATATTCATGAAGACGCTACAGCAGCTGCTGCTGAAAAATGAGGAAATCGACCTTCGGAAAGTCTTCCCAAAGGCCACCAAGGAAGTGACTGACCTGGTCAGCTACAAGTTGGATATCATGAAAAACGAAAAATAA
- a CDS encoding carbohydrate kinase family protein, producing MGKMDLLVVGELNIDLILNQIQGFPEMGSEKVAQKMDVVLGSSSAIFASNIATLGVDTAFCGKVGGDDFGHMVKETLKAKNVDTNFISTADQLQTGLTVVMNYDQDRANVTYCGAMEALTMEDIPWDRGGTFRHFHLSNYFLQKGIQKDITAIFKKAKAAGMTTSLDLQVDPDDQWNFDYEECLPFVDIFLPNEAELLALTGKGSVNEALEAVKPYTNTVALKMGMKGGLVCENGQVTEVKAFVNDQFVDAIGAGDSFNAGFISKFLEGADWEACLRHGNLMGAINTTAAGGTGAFNSLKAVKERAKSQFDQEI from the coding sequence ATGGGTAAAATGGATTTACTGGTAGTCGGTGAACTGAACATTGACCTGATCCTAAACCAGATCCAGGGATTTCCGGAAATGGGCAGCGAAAAAGTGGCCCAAAAGATGGATGTGGTGTTGGGGAGTTCATCGGCAATTTTTGCCTCAAATATAGCAACGTTGGGCGTGGATACGGCTTTTTGCGGGAAGGTTGGCGGGGATGATTTTGGTCATATGGTGAAGGAAACCTTGAAAGCCAAAAACGTGGATACCAATTTTATTTCAACAGCTGATCAACTTCAGACGGGGCTTACGGTGGTCATGAACTATGATCAGGACCGTGCGAATGTGACTTATTGCGGAGCAATGGAGGCATTGACCATGGAGGATATTCCTTGGGACCGGGGAGGTACGTTCAGGCATTTCCATCTTTCCAATTATTTTCTACAGAAGGGAATCCAAAAGGACATAACGGCCATTTTCAAAAAGGCAAAAGCAGCGGGTATGACCACTTCGCTAGACCTGCAAGTGGACCCTGATGATCAGTGGAATTTTGACTATGAAGAATGCCTGCCTTTTGTGGACATTTTCCTCCCTAATGAAGCAGAGCTATTGGCCCTGACCGGAAAGGGATCGGTAAATGAAGCCCTTGAAGCGGTCAAGCCATATACCAATACAGTGGCCCTGAAAATGGGCATGAAGGGTGGTTTGGTGTGTGAAAATGGTCAGGTTACTGAGGTGAAGGCTTTTGTGAACGACCAGTTTGTGGACGCTATAGGTGCTGGAGACAGTTTTAATGCAGGATTTATCAGTAAGTTCCTTGAAGGAGCAGACTGGGAGGCTTGCCTGCGCCATGGGAATCTCATGGGCGCTATAAATACCACAGCCGCAGGAGGAACGGGAGCATTCAACTCCCTAAAAGCAGTAAAAGAACGGGCAAAGTCCCAATTTGATCAAGAAATTTAA
- a CDS encoding Gfo/Idh/MocA family protein, which translates to MSNNRRDFLKLSGLAGMGLVGAGMSGFTQPQLDEVLRQSKRKNNQRFNMSGYGAPKLDTVRAGFIGLGMRGPGHVERMSKIEGVEIKAICDLVPEKVNKVKEMLKDSPHDPDTYSGSAYAWKKMVNRDDLDIVFVLTPWEWHVPMAVYAMESDKHVAIEVPAAKTLEECWELVETSERTKKHCMMMENCCYDFFEMMTLNMARDGFFGDVIHGEGAYLHDLLGLNFKKEGGYEDMWRLKENAHRNGNLYATHGLGPICQIMDINRGDQMDYLTSLSSNDFMMQQHAQELAAEDDFFASYANMQFRGNMNTTMVKTKKGRSIMIQHDVTSPRPYSRIHLVSGTKGIARKWPKQGVATGHRWFSEEQMTELEEKYTPEITKKVGEMAKKIGGHGGMDFMMTWRLVDCLRNGLPLDQDVYDAALWSAFSPLSEWSVANKATSIDVPDFTGGSWKTNTPVSITLEGGGDTGVRI; encoded by the coding sequence ATGAGCAATAATAGAAGAGATTTTCTTAAGCTATCCGGGCTTGCAGGTATGGGGTTGGTAGGAGCTGGCATGAGCGGATTTACCCAGCCACAGTTGGACGAAGTATTAAGACAGAGTAAAAGAAAAAACAACCAGCGGTTTAACATGTCGGGCTATGGGGCTCCCAAGTTGGATACGGTACGGGCAGGCTTTATTGGTTTGGGAATGCGCGGTCCGGGCCATGTGGAGCGGATGAGTAAGATAGAAGGCGTGGAGATCAAGGCCATCTGTGACTTGGTTCCAGAAAAGGTAAACAAGGTAAAGGAAATGCTAAAGGACTCTCCACATGATCCCGATACGTATTCTGGTTCAGCATATGCCTGGAAAAAGATGGTGAACCGTGATGACCTGGACATCGTGTTTGTCCTCACCCCTTGGGAATGGCACGTGCCGATGGCCGTTTATGCAATGGAATCTGACAAGCACGTGGCGATCGAGGTGCCCGCAGCGAAGACGCTAGAGGAGTGCTGGGAGCTGGTGGAAACTTCCGAGCGTACCAAGAAGCACTGCATGATGATGGAGAATTGCTGCTATGACTTTTTCGAAATGATGACGCTCAATATGGCCAGGGATGGCTTCTTTGGTGATGTGATCCATGGTGAAGGCGCTTACCTTCACGACCTTCTCGGTCTTAATTTCAAGAAAGAGGGTGGCTATGAAGATATGTGGAGGTTAAAGGAAAATGCCCATAGAAACGGTAACCTCTATGCGACACACGGCTTAGGCCCAATCTGCCAAATCATGGACATCAACAGAGGCGATCAAATGGATTACCTGACCTCCTTGTCCAGCAATGATTTTATGATGCAGCAGCATGCCCAGGAATTGGCAGCGGAGGATGATTTCTTCGCTTCCTACGCCAATATGCAGTTCCGCGGAAATATGAATACCACCATGGTGAAGACCAAAAAGGGCAGATCCATCATGATCCAGCACGATGTGACCTCTCCAAGGCCATATTCCAGGATCCATTTGGTGAGCGGTACCAAAGGTATCGCCAGAAAATGGCCAAAACAAGGTGTGGCAACAGGACATCGTTGGTTCTCGGAAGAGCAAATGACTGAGCTGGAAGAAAAATACACCCCAGAGATCACCAAGAAAGTGGGAGAGATGGCCAAGAAAATTGGTGGACACGGCGGTATGGATTTTATGATGACCTGGAGACTGGTGGATTGTCTGAGAAACGGCCTTCCACTGGATCAGGACGTGTATGATGCGGCACTTTGGAGTGCCTTTTCTCCACTGTCCGAGTGGTCTGTTGCCAACAAGGCTACTTCCATCGATGTGCCGGACTTTACCGGAGGCTCTTGGAAAACCAATACGCCTGTAAGCATCACCCTAGAGGGCGGAGGAGACACCGGTGTGAGGATTTAG
- a CDS encoding 1-phosphofructokinase family hexose kinase: MVLSVCPNPSIDTYAWLEDFRLGQANRISTQQEFPGGKGVHVAMALKETGVSTKLLAAWAGHSGTWIKSMCESLGITTTGVELSGMNRKCYTFLSETSSIQNTELMEPGPEMTRDDFEQFVRVFKKECENADIMVMSGSWPKGAPETAYQELIAIANEKEKKVILDCSGVQLEHALEVNVFGIHLNEHEAKQYCGTPDVQDAIDKLHEKVDLIALTKGKEGLYLSYQGKLVHANVSLEKVISTVGCGDCLTAGVAHGVSKGLGVEEIARYGAAFGAANCLRADLGMIYKADVEQLLPRVNINDLTYG, encoded by the coding sequence ATGGTCCTTTCGGTCTGTCCTAACCCTTCTATCGATACCTATGCTTGGCTGGAGGATTTTCGTCTGGGCCAAGCTAATCGCATTTCCACCCAGCAGGAATTTCCTGGTGGCAAGGGCGTTCATGTGGCGATGGCACTTAAGGAGACTGGTGTATCCACGAAGCTATTGGCGGCTTGGGCAGGACACTCAGGCACATGGATCAAATCCATGTGCGAAAGTCTTGGAATAACCACCACAGGAGTGGAGTTAAGTGGAATGAACCGGAAGTGCTATACCTTCCTATCTGAGACCTCTTCCATTCAGAATACTGAATTGATGGAGCCAGGGCCAGAGATGACCCGTGACGATTTTGAGCAATTTGTCCGGGTGTTCAAAAAGGAATGTGAAAATGCTGACATAATGGTGATGTCAGGGTCTTGGCCAAAAGGAGCTCCGGAAACGGCGTATCAAGAATTGATTGCGATAGCAAACGAAAAAGAGAAAAAGGTCATTTTGGATTGTAGCGGTGTCCAGTTGGAGCATGCCTTGGAAGTAAATGTATTTGGCATACACCTCAATGAACATGAGGCCAAGCAATATTGCGGTACGCCTGATGTCCAAGACGCCATTGACAAATTGCACGAGAAAGTTGACTTAATCGCCCTGACCAAAGGCAAAGAGGGACTCTACCTCAGTTATCAAGGAAAACTCGTCCATGCCAATGTTAGCTTGGAAAAAGTGATCAGCACTGTAGGTTGTGGAGACTGCCTTACCGCTGGCGTGGCTCATGGGGTAAGCAAAGGGCTTGGCGTTGAGGAAATTGCCAGATATGGCGCTGCCTTTGGTGCGGCCAATTGTCTCCGGGCAGATTTGGGAATGATATATAAAGCAGATGTGGAGCAATTGCTTCCTCGGGTAAATATAAATGATTTGACTTATGGGTAA
- the hemL gene encoding glutamate-1-semialdehyde 2,1-aminomutase, translated as MNIQNSKSLFSNAQDFIPGGVNSPVRAFKAVGGDPLFIKKAEGAYLYDEDDNRYIELINSWGPMILGHNHPAINEAIVKAVENGTSFGAPTAKEIDIAELICKMVPSVEKVRMVNSGTEATMSAVRLARGYTGRDKFIKFEGNYHGHGDSFLIAAGSGAMTMGAPNSPGVTKGTAKDTLLAPYNDLTAVREVVEANKDEVAAIILEPVPGNMGLVLPEEGFLQGLRKLCDEEGIVLIFDEVMTGFRLAQGGAQEVFGVTPDLTTMGKIIGGGMPVGAYGGKKEIMDYVSPVGPVYQAGTLSGNPIAMAAGMAMLDHLYQHPEIYTKLDQIGSKLVAGVKASLEKLGLDYTMTHLGSMYSLFFTSKKVVDFEAAKTSDTALFGKYFQAMLKRGVYLPPSQFESLFLSTALTDEHVAHILDANEASLKEIL; from the coding sequence ATGAACATCCAAAATAGCAAGTCGCTTTTTTCAAATGCTCAAGATTTTATCCCCGGAGGCGTAAATTCCCCCGTGAGGGCTTTTAAGGCCGTAGGGGGTGATCCTTTGTTCATCAAAAAAGCTGAAGGAGCCTATCTCTACGATGAGGATGATAACCGCTACATCGAGCTGATCAATAGCTGGGGGCCGATGATTTTGGGGCACAACCATCCAGCGATAAATGAGGCCATTGTCAAGGCGGTGGAAAATGGGACGTCATTTGGCGCGCCCACGGCAAAAGAAATTGATATCGCAGAATTGATCTGTAAGATGGTCCCTTCTGTGGAAAAAGTAAGGATGGTCAATTCTGGTACAGAAGCTACCATGTCCGCAGTAAGACTTGCCAGGGGCTATACCGGCCGTGATAAGTTTATTAAATTTGAAGGGAATTATCATGGCCATGGCGATTCCTTTTTGATCGCAGCTGGATCAGGGGCGATGACAATGGGCGCGCCCAATTCCCCAGGGGTGACCAAGGGCACGGCAAAGGATACTTTGTTGGCTCCTTACAATGATCTGACCGCTGTGAGGGAAGTAGTGGAGGCGAATAAGGACGAAGTGGCAGCGATTATCCTAGAGCCTGTTCCAGGGAATATGGGGTTGGTATTGCCAGAAGAAGGCTTTTTGCAGGGACTAAGAAAGCTCTGTGACGAAGAAGGGATCGTTTTGATCTTTGATGAGGTGATGACCGGCTTTCGTCTTGCCCAAGGAGGTGCCCAGGAAGTATTTGGCGTTACACCGGATTTGACCACCATGGGTAAGATCATCGGTGGAGGGATGCCTGTGGGGGCTTATGGGGGGAAGAAAGAAATCATGGACTACGTTTCCCCTGTCGGGCCTGTTTATCAAGCTGGGACATTGTCGGGTAATCCCATTGCCATGGCTGCAGGAATGGCCATGCTGGACCATCTCTATCAGCATCCAGAGATATATACGAAGCTCGACCAAATAGGAAGCAAGCTGGTAGCAGGCGTCAAGGCTAGCCTTGAAAAATTGGGATTGGATTATACCATGACCCATTTGGGAAGCATGTACAGTTTGTTTTTTACATCCAAAAAAGTAGTGGACTTTGAAGCTGCCAAAACCTCTGATACGGCATTGTTTGGTAAGTATTTCCAAGCCATGCTGAAGCGAGGCGTGTACTTGCCACCATCGCAATTTGAAAGCCTGTTTTTGAGTACGGCGTTGACCGATGAGCACGTAGCGCATATCCTCGATGCCAATGAAGCTTCGCTAAAAGAAATTCTATAA
- a CDS encoding amidohydrolase family protein, which yields MIRPFIDAHVHLNTTSIEKMEKALAYGASFLSINTEIPFFDTIEGQQEVLKQLEHQYPNRIKFIASFSTEGINEEGWAAKAIEQIQRGLEKGASGVKIWKNIGMDLKDRQGRFIMIDDERIKPILDFLEQSDILLIGHQGEPKNCWLPLDEMTVDSDREYFSNHPEYHMHLHPEYPSYEEQMNARDRILERHPNLQFVGLHLLSMEWSIDEVAARLDRYPNLQTDVAERVCHLQLQAKDRWEDVRTFMIKYQDRIMYGTDVIDDGSFGDQGVADRFEQLWNFHWDFFATSKELEAPEFSGTFQGLDLPEEVLQKLFYTNAARVYGFE from the coding sequence ATGATTCGTCCTTTTATAGATGCACACGTACATTTAAACACCACTTCCATCGAAAAAATGGAGAAGGCACTGGCATATGGTGCATCATTTCTTTCGATCAATACGGAGATACCTTTTTTTGACACCATCGAGGGACAGCAAGAAGTACTCAAGCAACTGGAACACCAGTACCCAAACCGCATCAAGTTTATTGCTTCTTTTTCGACAGAAGGGATAAATGAGGAAGGATGGGCAGCCAAGGCTATTGAACAAATACAGCGTGGCCTGGAGAAAGGTGCAAGTGGCGTGAAAATTTGGAAAAATATCGGCATGGACCTGAAGGATCGTCAAGGTCGTTTTATCATGATCGATGATGAGCGAATCAAGCCAATCCTTGATTTTCTTGAGCAGAGCGATATCCTATTGATCGGTCATCAGGGAGAACCTAAAAATTGTTGGTTACCATTGGATGAAATGACGGTGGATTCGGATCGGGAATATTTTTCCAATCATCCCGAATACCACATGCATCTCCATCCGGAATATCCTTCATATGAGGAGCAGATGAATGCCAGAGATCGGATTTTGGAGCGTCATCCAAACCTTCAATTTGTAGGCTTGCATTTGCTGAGCATGGAGTGGAGCATTGATGAAGTGGCGGCAAGGTTGGATAGGTATCCCAACCTTCAGACGGATGTGGCCGAGCGGGTTTGCCATTTACAGCTACAGGCCAAAGATCGCTGGGAAGATGTTCGGACGTTTATGATCAAATACCAAGATCGGATCATGTACGGTACCGATGTGATCGACGATGGTTCGTTTGGCGATCAAGGTGTGGCGGATCGGTTCGAGCAGTTATGGAACTTTCACTGGGACTTCTTCGCAACATCCAAGGAGCTGGAAGCGCCTGAGTTTTCCGGTACGTTCCAAGGGCTTGATTTACCTGAAGAAGTATTGCAGAAACTATTCTATACCAATGCGGCCAGGGTTTATGGTTTTGAATGA